CTCCTGCGGAAGATGCCATAAGGGCATTGCCTTTTTTATCAGTCAAAAGAACCATCGTATTATTATACGTAGATTGTATATGCAAAGTACCAGACTCAACTCTTTTCTTTGAGCTTGCCTTTTGCTGTGTTTGCACTTTCTTATCACCAGCTTTTTCGTCTGTTTTTACAATTCTTTTCTTACCCATTGTTCGTTTTGATTATTTAATTATTTTTTATCAGCCGCTTTTCTTCCAGTTCCCATAGTCTTTCTTGTATTACCTCTAAGTGTTCTTGAATTGGTTTTTGTCCTTTGACCTCTTGCTGGGAGCTTTCTTGCGTGTCTTCCACCTCGGTAGCTTTTGATATCTTTGAGTCTCTTTATGTTTGCGCCGACTTCTCTCTTCAAGTCACCTTCAATTTTTAGCTTTTCAATAGATTTCTTTATCTTAGCTTCTTCATCTACTGTGATCTCTGCTGGTTTTTTTTCTGGATCAACGCCGGCTTCTTTCAAGATTATTTTGGCACGTGGTTGAGCGATGCCGTAAAGCACCGTTAGGCCTATTTTTAATCTTTTATTGTCTGGTATTGTTATTCCTACTATACGCATATAAAAATTTATAGAAGTGCTAGAATAGCATTTCTTGATGAAAAAATCAACTACCCTTGTCTTTGCTTGTGTCGAGGGTTCGATGTACAGGTTACATAAACTCGACCCTTTCTTCTAACGGTCTTACATTTTGCACAAATCTTTTTTACTGATGCTTTTACTCTCATTTTTTATTTTGATTAAAATCTCCTTGTTATTCTTCCCTTTCCGCCATATTCGTCGAGTACTACCTCAACTTTATCGCCTATAAGTATTCTGATTCTGTGCATTCTCATCTTGCCGGCTAAATAAGCAAGAACCTCTCCTTTTTCTCCTTCCAAATTTACTTTAAAAAGAGTGTTCGGAAAGGCCTCTATAACCGTACCTATGGCAGAGGGCTTAATTTTTTGATTCTGCATTTTTAATAAACAACGCTTCGTATGATATCAGAAAACAGTTAAGAGTCAAGCCATTAAATGTTAATTACTCGTTGTTATATTTCTGATTGAGTCAAATATCTTTATTTTACTGGCTTTTTCTGGAAAAGTCTGTTTGAACTGTGGTCTTATAGAAGCTTTAATACTTTCAATCGAGTCTTTGAATGTATTATTTACTAATTCATTTATTACATTTTTATTTTGGCCGATAATCATATCTAGAATAGCTGTTGAGTCGTAATTCCACACAATTTCTATCTTCCCTGTAAATTTAAATTTGAGTGATTCTTCCGTCCATGGGCTTGCAGTATTCGATATTATAATTGATGAAATATTTTCTGGAGAAAGGATGCTAACATCTTTATCGTTGAAATCTTTAATTTTATTTTTTGCGAATATTTTTGCGAGCTCCGTCTTATCAAACATAATTGCATTTATTGTACCTGTTTCTGTTATTATATATTTTGCACCACTTTCCTGACTATTATTACCTTCTGTATAATTTATAAAATAATTATCTTTCAAAATTAAGAATTGCTCAGGTTTCTGTATATACAAGTCTTTTAAAAGCCCTGTCTTCAGTGAATCTTTTAACTCATTCCTTCCTGCCATTAGTCTTTCCTCAGAGACTTTTTTCACCTTTCCTATAAAACCACCAGTTATATCAGTGCTAAGTCTTCCATAAAAAGCGGTATATTTTGGACTACCTTTAAATCCTGGAATCTTGAAATCGCCCTTAAGGTCTGAAATCTTCATATTGTATTTGTCTCCTGCTACATCAGCGATGATCTCTACCTCGATACTCCCAGGGACTTTTGTTCCACTTACGATTTTATATCCAGGCACATCTACAGATTCTCTTATCTTGTATATAAGCCCGTTTGTAGTTTCAAGCCGAGTATTGTTTATTAACCTTTGAACAGTCTGGCTATAGTTATTGTATATAATTGCCTTACCCACAGCCTTTCTTTCTACATCTTCCTCCCCATCCGTATCGAGCGTCTTAGATTCTGATTTATTTATTGACATAACCTGAAAATGTAAGCCACTAGTGTTTTGTTTTGATGTTGCTTGATAAGTATCGTCTATGGTTATGGTTTTATTTTTTGGAGTGACAGTGATACTTGCTGTAGAAAAGAATGATGATGCAAGAAAAATAAGTGCCGCTAGAGAGACGGCTGATATTATCCACAAAAATATTTGAGAGTTTTTTGAGATCTTTTCTGGTTCCTCGTTGCTTGTATCTATCTCATTCTTTATTATTGGAGGTAACTTTCTTATGGGAATCTTTGTTTGTTCCTTTTTCTCTGGAATCGGTCTCTCTTCCTTTGTCTTTGCCATAGATGAAAAACGCACACTTCTTGTCCTTATCTTTTTGTCGACTATTATGTCCTGTATCAATTTTTTAGGCATATAAAGGTTTTTGTTTATCCAATTTATCTAACAGAATGATATCCATCTTTATAAATGGTTGTTTCTTGAATATCTTTCCATTTATAATGAAATTATTAAATGTCCCCTCAGAGATTTGTGTAATGCTTGGCTTTTTACCGTATATCCTCACGGGATGGTTGTAGTTTTCTTGCTTGATTCTACCAACGAAAAGATTTAATAGATCGCTATTAGTTATGATGAAAATCTCAAATGGTACGTCTTTTTCAAGGCAAATCTTTGGTATTGATTCGTTGAATTTTTCCACCCACATACTCAGACCATCATCTATAATATTATTGACTTTTCTCTCGGATTCTTCGTCGCACTTACCATGAGATTTAATATTTATAAGTGATTGAATTATTTCCTTTGTCAGACCCTCTTTCTTTGAGACAGATTCTATTATGGCGTCCTCTCCAAATGGAAAAGATGAAATACCATGTATTATGTCTTCTCTTACGACGTAGATATCGGTAATCTTTTTACCAATATCTATATAAATAAAATTGTTTCTATTGGGAAAGAGATCTCTCATAAAAGTAAATGAAGAAAGGGTCTGAGAGTGAGAATGCTGATCAGTTTTTTGGCCAAATTTTTCTTCTATATATGAATTCAGTTTGTTTATAATTTCTTTTGGAATGAATGATGTAAAAAGATGTATCTCAATATCTTTTGTCTTTCTGTCGTAAATCTTATCCACCTTATAACCATTAAGTTTGGCTTGAATTATCTTTTCTTCCAGTAGTTCCCAACTACCGGACCCTTGCGTCTCTTCTATATTTTTCTGCCAATTATTCTCTTGGCTTACCAGAATACGTTTGAGAAAAGCATCATCTATTGTGAATTCCTTATCTTTTGTATATTTTATATCTTTACTTTGAGAAACAACCCATGGTGAGCCAATAAAGAAGAAAAATTGTCCGATTTCTTCTTTAATACCCATTTTCTGAATAATACTATGCATCTCGGTAATCCCTTTATCTAAAGTCTTTAGGAGGGATGCTGTGTATTTTTTATATAAGATGAGTTCTGATTCATCAATCTTGAAATCTTGGCAATATAGTATCTCTGGTTTTTTATTTTTGTAGATTCTTGTGACAGCGGAGGTGAGGGTGAATTCTCTTATATCGAAGACAACAGTCAAAGAAGATTTCTTTTTAAAGAAAGAAAAAAGATTCATGGGTTAATTATAACTCGCAAGAGGAGGAGATGCAATGTTTATAAGCGAACAAGATTCGCTCTCCCCACCCCACTTTCTTCACTAAAAGCTCGCTCAGATATCCAATTTTGAGACCCGCATAATTTTCTGCTGAAAATTTGCTTAAGACTCGCACCGCCGTGCTCCGTAACTCTCAAAATTGAATATCCTCGCTCGCTTACTTGCAGAATGATTTTAGCTTTCCAAAACCGCTTTTATTCTTCTGACACCTGCACTCGAAGCTTCTTCCTTCACGATTTTGAAATGGCCGAGCTCGCCGGTATTTTTGACATGAGGGCCACCGCAGAATTCAGTGCTGAAATCCCCTACTTTATAGACTTTTACAATATCTCCGTATTTTGAAAGATCGAAAGAAAGCGTGGTGACGATTTTCTTTGCTTCTTCTTTAGGTAATTCTTTCATTTCGACAGGGATTTTTTCGGCAATTTTTTGATTTACTAGATTTTCAACTTCTTTCAATTTATCTGTCGGCACTTTTTCCGGCCAATTAAAGTCGAAACGCATCCTCTCGGCGGTGATATTACTTCCTTTTTGCGCGATTTCGCCTTTCAGCACATGTCTCAATGATGCCAAAAGTAAATGTGTCGCTGTATGATATTTCGTTTCCATTTCTCCTGTGCCAGCAAGCCCGCCTTTGAATTTCTGTTCGGAACCAGCTTTTGAGATTTCTTGGTGTTTTTTCATCTCTTCATTAAACTGAAATTCGATTTCTTTAAACTCCCAATCTGGAATTATTCTTCCTTTATTCCTTAATTCTTCAATTGCTAACTCAAATGGGAAACCATTATTCTGGTATAAATCAAAAAAGAATTCACCAGTTAGATTGCACGGCGTAAAACCATCACTTACATCAACAGCAGTTAAAGCCTTTCCTGGTATGTAATTTTGCACTGTGATTTCTGTATTTAAAATCTTTAAGCCTTTTTGAAGAGTCTTCCTAAATTTCTCATCCTCTTTTTTAATCACATCCAAAATCTCCCCTTCCTTTTCTTTAAGATAAGGATAAGCGTAATTCAATTTATCAATCACTATTTTTGCTAGATTCAGAATCTCCTCTTTTGGAATACCTAGTTGATCTATAAATCTTATAGCTCTTCGCATTATTCTTCTCAAAACATATCCTGCCTCGGTATTTGACGGGTTTACTCCGTCGGCGATTATCATAACAGCCGAACGAATATGGTCTGCGACTATTCTCTCCGCTCTTTCGTCTTTTTTCTGCGCTTTATTTCTTATTTCAGTAAGGATTTCTTCAAAGATGTCAGTATCAAAAACTGTAGTCTTTCCTTGCATTACAACAGTAGTCCTTTCGAGTCCCATTCCGGTGTCTACATTTGGTTTTGCGAGTTTTTCGTATTTTCCATCGGCGGCTTTATTGAATTCCATGAAAACATTGTTCCAGATTTCAATGATTCGGCCGGATTTTACTAGGTCGGCAAACTTGCCGTTTATAGCGCCTTCTTCTGGGCGAGTATCATAAAACATTTCCGTGTCTCCACCGCAAGGGCCGACAGATCCTGCAATCCAAAAATTATCTTCTTTTCCGAGAGGAATTATCTTTATGTCCCCTTTTATAATTTCATCTGTACCTGCGACTTCGGCTTTGATATTGAATTTTGAGAAATTTTCTTTCCATATTGAAATAGAGTCTTCATCGCGCGGTATGCCATCTTCACCTTTGAAAACCGTTACATAAAGCCTTTTCGGATCAAGTCCAAGGCCTTCTTCTCTACTCGTGAGAAACTCAAGGCTCCAAGCAATAGATTCTTTTTTAAAATAATCTCCGAGCGACCAATTTCCCATCATTTCAAAAAAAGTAAGATGGCGATTGTCTCCTACCTCGTCTATATCACCTGTGCGAACGCATTTTTGGACATTTACTAGGCGGTTGCCAGCAGGGTGTTTCTGGCCAAGCAAATACGGCACGAGAGGTTGCATACCTGCTGTTGTGAATAGTGAAGAAGGGTCATTTTCAGGGATAAGAGATGCTGAAGGGATTATTTTATGTCCCCTTTTTTCAAAAAATTTTAAATATCTTTGTCGGATATCTGCGGATTTCATTGGTCAAATATAACACATTTAGCGGTTTTTAGAAGAGAGTACTTCCGGATTTTGTCACCTTTTTCTTCTTTTGCTCATTTGAAATATCCATAAGTATCTGACCGGCAACTTTTCTATAAGCACAGAATTCACATTTATCTCCCGCTTTCGGCGGAACATCGGCATCGAGGCATTTTTTCATTTCTATAATAACTTTTTCTATCCAATCGGTATTACCTTTGTAAGGGATAATTGTTACGTCGAATTCTAGCTTACCATCAAAAGCTTTTCTGTCTGTTTTGCCGTTTACATATACGAAATACCCGGTATCAGAGACTTTAAAATTATTTTGCTTGAAAAGCCACTGATATATTTCCATTTGGCGTTTATAACCGTCTTTCCATTCGTCGTCTAAAGTAATCTCCTCATCTTTGCTTGTAGCTTTGTAATCTACTACAATCAACTCACCTGCTTTATTTATCCAAATATCATCTACACCTCCACGTAAAATTAGATTTGTTGGCTTGTGAAGACAAGATATTCCCCTTCGCATAGCATCGCGCCACTCCTCCATACGAGGGTCATCGTATGGCACGGCATCTATGCCATAAGTTTTCATCAGCGGATGCTGGGTTTTAGCAGATCGGTGAATATCAAACTCTTTTTTCATTAGAAGATCTACCGCATTATTTAGTGTAAATGGAAAAGAAGCTGGTCTGCCAACTCCATATCTCTGATCCATGTAAAAACACCTTGGGCACTGTACGAAGAGATCTATTTTAGAACGAGAAAGACGAAAAGGCTCCTTGTCGTTTGGATCATATAAACCTCTTGTCCTTTTCTTGTATTCAAAAGCCATTTATTTTTTTGTCTGGATTCTACAGTGTTTACAAAGCTCCTCTATTTCCAGATTAATATCTCTGATTTTTTTATCGTCAAAATTCAGATCTTTCAAAAGTTGTTCGTCGAGAAGAGACTTTGAAAGGATGATTCCTCGTGCTAAAAACATGTTTTTTTCAGCGGTATTGATCGTTGTAAGCGCGGTAAGCGGAATAAGTTCATGTCTTTCTATCATGTTATGTAGGTTATTATTATAAGGATAATTCCAACCAACAAGCTTAAGCTGGGGTTGGCACTGGTCATATTGAATTGCCATGGAGCTGAATTTGGTATTTGTAACAATCCAGCCCTCTGTAAGCTCACGTTCTTTTCCGCCGAACACATATTTCTGGCCGAAAATATCATCATATCTTGCTTTCACATAGAGAGCTATTTTTAAGTCTGATTTGAGACTAAAATCTGTGTGGAATTTGGCTTCAGTCATAATAAGCTCACCCTCCTTCCATGCCACAATATCTATCTCATGTTCAACACACTTTCCCTTAACAATCCTATTTGTTTCTGTCTCATATCCCTCGGCTTTGAATATCTCGGCAATGAATTTTTCAAACGGAAAACCTGTTGGGCCGAGTTGTGCCACGGCTTTTTTGAGAGAATATCGGAGTGCTGTCGGTCTATGTGTTTTTTTTAAAAAAGAATAGGCCTTTTTATAAATCTCGGCGGTCGTCATGCCGTCTTTTATTTCTGTGCCGATATCGGATATTATTTTTCTTACAATTCCATCATCTGCTCCAGATTTTCTAAGAGAAGTTTCGAGTTTTTTATAATCAAAAAGCTCTTTTTCGCCATTTGATTTTACGATGTATATTTCGGGCATGACCTTATGATAACATAAAATAGCTTTAAGATACTAGCGGATTATCCCTCCTCCGAGACACACTTCCCCATCATAAATCACGGCAGATTGCCCCGGCGTAATAGCTTTTTGGGGATTGGTAAAATACAATTCAAAACCTTCACCACTCTTGACTATCCTGCATTCCTCCAACGGCTGCCTGTATCTTATTCTTGCTGAATATATTTTTGATAAGTCTGGTGCCTTTTCGTAAATCCAATTTACATTTTTTATATGAACAATTTTTGACTCTTTTTCTTTTATCTTATTCTTATCTTGGGAAACTAGTATCGTATTTTTTTCAATATTTTTATCTACTATATAATATGGCGAATCATTTGGAGTTTTCTCTGTAATTTTGAAACCATGTCTTTGGCCGATAGTTAGGAAAAAGGCTCCATCATGTTCTCCGATTATCTTCCCCGATTCATTTAAGACTTCCCCACTCTTTTCTTTTATATAATTTTTCAAAAATTCTTTTATATCTATTTCGCCCAAGAAACACACACCCTGACTATCTTTTTTGTCTGAAGTTGAAAGCCCTAGCCTTTTCGCAATTTCTCTTACTTCCGGCTTTTCAATATCTCCAACAGGAAAAAGTGTCTTGGAAAGCTGTTTTTGCGTAAGTGTCCAAAGAAAATACGACTGATCTTTATTCTTATCATTCCCTGCGAGTAGTAATGTCCTATCAAAGGATTCATCTTTGGAGACTTCGCAGGCCGAGTGGGCAGGGTGTCTGCTTTCTGAAGCAGACGAGCGAGGCCGAGACTTGAGGGTGGCTTCCCGCTGGGGAGCCAACCCGTGCTCCAAGGATGAGTCCTTTGGTAGGACATATTTAGTTTTTGCATAATGCCCTGTCGCCACAAAATCCGTCCCTTGCTCCATAGCCCAATCAAAGAAAGCACCAAATTTTACATATTTATTGCACATTACATCCGGGTTTGGCGTCCTACCGGTTTTGTATTCAGCTATCATATAGTCGGCCACATCTCTTTTATATTCTTTTTCAAGATCAAGCGTGACAAAAGGAATATCAAGTTTTGCACAAACTCTCATGGCATCAAGTCTATCTTCTCGCCAAGTACATTCTACAAAATCCGGATGCCATGTCTTTATAAAGACTCCCGTGACATCATATCCTGCTTTTTTGAGTAGCCCGGCAGAGACAGAAGAATCTACACCTCCAGATATTCCCACATATACTTTTTTAATATCTCTTTTCACTATGTAAGTTTTATCACAACAGCTGTTCTTTCCGTTCCGTAATCATTCTGATTTTGTTTGCTTAATATATCATCTATTCTCTCAAATTCACTTTGCATTTCGCCCATATTACTCTTTTTAAAGATATTTATGAAAGCTTCATTATTAAAATGCTTTTCATAACCATCAGTAAACAGTATCAATAAGTCATCCTTTTTATATTCCATTTCGTATACTTGAACAAATTCAGTTAAATCATCGAGCAAACCCATGTAATTATATTTTTTATTCGGTTCATTTATTTGTCGCCAACTATGAAATTCTGGTGTCTTAAAAACGATTTCTTTATTTCTAATTAAGGCGAATCCCGAGTCTATGAAGCGCCCACCGATTATCGTATTTCTTTTTTTAACAACCACAGCAGCAGTAGTACCGAATTCATGTTTGACAGAGTTCCCTCTATAATATTTCTTGATATTGTCTAGGGCAAAATTAAAAGTCGAAATTATATCTGTACTAGAAATATTTGGGTAGGCTTTTTCGAGATATTTAATTGATTTATCACAAAATATATTAGCTACAATTCTAGGTGGTGTCGGAGCTGTTTTGTCTTCGTAATCTGGTTTACCATCTTTGGTCATGGTTATTCCATCTGCGATAGAATAGATAGGAAATTTATTACTCAATAAATAAGCATCCTCTGCTCTCCAACATAGTTCGTCAGATATATGAGTGACACAAAAATAATTATTATTCTGGCTTGTCATATCTTAAACTCTATGACATCCCCATCTTTTACAATATATTCCTTCCCTTCCGTGCGGATAAGACCTTTTTCACGAGCACTTCCGTGTGAGCCAGCATTTAGTAAATCTTGCCAGAAAATCACTTCTGCACGGACAAATTTATCTTTGAAATCTTGGTGAATCGCTGTACCGGCAAGGGGTGCCGTCCAGCCCTTTTTGATAGTCCAAGCGCGAGTTTCGTCTTCTCCTGTTGTAAAATATGTCAGCAAACCGAGCAAATCATAGCCAGCTTTTATAAGACTATCTATACCATCGTCTTTTACACCAAGTCCTTCTCTCAATTCTTTTTTATCAGCACCTTCTAGATCTTTGAGTTCTTGTTCAATACCTGCATCTACTATTACATATTTTGAATTTGTCTCTCTAAAAAACCTCATTAATGCCGTCCAGCGAGGGTCTTCAATCTCACTTGCCCCGAGATCAATTCCTATTGATTTTTCGGGGTCGAGATTTTTCCCCCCAGCTTTTTTATTCAAAATATACAAAATCGGCTTCATTGTGAGAAGACAAAGTTTTTTGACTTCTACAATTTCCTTTTCACTTGCCCCGTCAAATTGATTTTTTATTTGACTGGGGTCAAAGGCTGTACTTGCCAACCTTCCTGCTTCCAAAACAACTTTCAATTTCTCCAATGCACCATTTTCTATTACCGCTTCTTTATTTCCCCTTTTTATATCACTTCCGATACTACCGAGCCTTTTCGTGACTGTTTGAAGGTCTGCGAGAATAAGCTCAAGATTTATCGTCTCAATATCCGAAAGTGGTTCTATTTTATTTGCAACATGGATAATATTGTCATCTTCGAAAATACGCACGACTTCAGCGATAGCATCCGTCTCGCGAATGTTTGTAAGAAATTTATTGCCAAGCCCTTCACCCGCCGAAGCGCCTTTTACAAGCCCTGCAATATCTACAAACTCAACTGCAGCAGGAATTGTCTTTGCTGATTTTGAGAAAGTAGAGAGCTTGCCGAGCCTTTCATCCGGCACAGCAACAACACCGACAGATGGATCTATCGTACAAAAAGGATAATTTTCACACGCCACCGCCTTTTTTGTCAGCGCATTGAAAAGTGTACTTTTCCCGACATTTGGCAAACCTACTATTCCTATTGATAATGACATATTTATTTATTTATTAATTATTCTTACGATTCCTTTATCCGCATCGACTTCTATTAAATCACCGTCTTTAAAAACTTGTGTGGCGATTTTGGTACCTATTATACAAGGTTTCTTTAATTCGCGAGCCACTATTGCCGCATGGCAAGTAATGCCACCCTCATCTGTGACAAAGCCGGCAGCCTTGAGCATGGCCGGAAGAAAATCTGGAGTAGTCATTGGTGATACAATAATTTCATCTTTTTGAATATCTTTTACTTGGTCTCTACGTCGAAGGATTCTGACCTTACCCTGCACTATACCCTTAAAAGCGACTTGACCTTTTACATGCTTAATATTTTCTGTTATACGTTCAATATTTAATTTACATTGTTTATACTTTTTTGAAAATTCTTCTTGGCTACCGACGAAAAGAATGTCCCCATCAATTAGTGAAGAGTTATTCATACGTTTAATAAGCTCGTCTTCAGATGGTAAAGATTCAATCTCTTCAGATAGAATAACGTTTGTATATTTAGCTATTTTGGGGAATAGTTCACGAATCGTATTACCTATATAGATATCGTTAGACGCAAAGAAAGTGTCATCTTTCCTTATGTCTAGGATCTCATCTGTAATACGTTTTGGCGTTTTCTCATTTGTCACGGTGTAGTACCACAAATTAAAATTGAACATTAATTCTTGTAAGAGAATCAGATATTCCCTAAACTCCTTTATGTCTTTTGCCGATTTATTTTGCCAATATTCTTTTATAATCGATAATTGGGCTCGATATTCATTAAGAGACGTCTTTAGAAGATCAGGATTACCTAGATTCTGCTCAAGTAGTTTATCCTTAAGCCACTGTGTCGCAAACTGATTATCCCAAACCTCTACTACACCATCAATCATGTGGTGAATAATTATTGGTAAGAATGGATTCTGCCAGCCAAGTTTTTCTTTGATTCCTCTCGAGAGTTGTTGTGCCCAAATCTGTTGAATAAGGATCGTTGTATCTCTAGTGTAGCTTTTTTCAAATATATATTTATTCATATACTATTTTATAATCTTAACCACCCCCTTATCCGCATCGACTTCTATTAAATCACCGTCCTCAAATATACTTGTAGCATGTTTTGTACCGACAATACAAGGTCTTTTCAACTCTCTAGATATAATAGCCGCGTGAGATGTTAGACCTCCTTCGTCTGTCACTATTGCAGAAGCGAGGCTCATTATTGGTAAAAATTCTGGGCGAGTACTTGTTGTTATAAGAATTTCCCCCTTTTGAAATTTTCCGAATTGGTGTTCTTTCAATACAATTTTTGCGATGCCTTGCACGACACCCTTACAGGCGACTGTGCCTTTCGCGATTTTATTTTTGTCTTTTGACGTCATCCCTTCTATCACTTCCAGGGCGTTATCTTCTGTAAGTAATTTGGGAGGATTGTACTGTGGCGATATTAGAAAGACACTTTGTCTCTTACGTTTCAAGATAAAATCATTATCTTTTTTAAGTAATTCAATTTCCTCTGGTCTTGCCCAAATAAGATCATTGTAAGAGACCCCCTCTGTTTTTGATGCTTCGTGTATTATCGTGCTATAACAAACACTCATCATTTGCATATATACTTTCCTCTCTTCTCTCCACAGAGTGAAAATCTGAAGAAGATGAATAAGATTTTGCGTTTTTTCACTGAGTTTTGGGAGAAGCATTTGTTGTTCAGCTTCTCTCTTCAAATAATCTGTTGGAACCGGTTTAGGTAAGA
The genomic region above belongs to Candidatus Paceibacterota bacterium and contains:
- the infA gene encoding translation initiation factor IF-1 translates to MQNQKIKPSAIGTVIEAFPNTLFKVNLEGEKGEVLAYLAGKMRMHRIRILIGDKVEVVLDEYGGKGRITRRF
- a CDS encoding PEP-utilizing enzyme → MDRWKFKKEDFFLTGSAESAPLFYYSCSIGVILVTKALLVVINNNGVSRWFIEKRASEGLMKYWVSVSKEFVTKRFISWKEKWQKKENYLFNITNKPIKDWKEMWKEVDTLAAEFWMESYFVESLDPFAEEIDKQISEELEKVGIDKEHIHGLIATIEPTRTQKAAIDFELVLQGKMTKQEYIKKYWYYKGSWIGGEVLTEKMLGADFLPKPVPTDYLKREAEQQMLLPKLSEKTQNLIHLLQIFTLWREERKVYMQMMSVCYSTIIHEASKTEGVSYNDLIWARPEEIELLKKDNDFILKRKRQSVFLISPQYNPPKLLTEDNALEVIEGMTSKDKNKIAKGTVACKGVVQGIAKIVLKEHQFGKFQKGEILITTSTRPEFLPIMSLASAIVTDEGGLTSHAAIISRELKRPCIVGTKHATSIFEDGDLIEVDADKGVVKIIK
- a CDS encoding alanine--tRNA ligase, encoding MKSADIRQRYLKFFEKRGHKIIPSASLIPENDPSSLFTTAGMQPLVPYLLGQKHPAGNRLVNVQKCVRTGDIDEVGDNRHLTFFEMMGNWSLGDYFKKESIAWSLEFLTSREEGLGLDPKRLYVTVFKGEDGIPRDEDSISIWKENFSKFNIKAEVAGTDEIIKGDIKIIPLGKEDNFWIAGSVGPCGGDTEMFYDTRPEEGAINGKFADLVKSGRIIEIWNNVFMEFNKAADGKYEKLAKPNVDTGMGLERTTVVMQGKTTVFDTDIFEEILTEIRNKAQKKDERAERIVADHIRSAVMIIADGVNPSNTEAGYVLRRIMRRAIRFIDQLGIPKEEILNLAKIVIDKLNYAYPYLKEKEGEILDVIKKEDEKFRKTLQKGLKILNTEITVQNYIPGKALTAVDVSDGFTPCNLTGEFFFDLYQNNGFPFELAIEELRNKGRIIPDWEFKEIEFQFNEEMKKHQEISKAGSEQKFKGGLAGTGEMETKYHTATHLLLASLRHVLKGEIAQKGSNITAERMRFDFNWPEKVPTDKLKEVENLVNQKIAEKIPVEMKELPKEEAKKIVTTLSFDLSKYGDIVKVYKVGDFSTEFCGGPHVKNTGELGHFKIVKEEASSAGVRRIKAVLES
- the rpsM gene encoding 30S ribosomal protein S13, which produces MRIVGITIPDNKRLKIGLTVLYGIAQPRAKIILKEAGVDPEKKPAEITVDEEAKIKKSIEKLKIEGDLKREVGANIKRLKDIKSYRGGRHARKLPARGQRTKTNSRTLRGNTRKTMGTGRKAADKK
- a CDS encoding PEP-utilizing enzyme — protein: MNKYIFEKSYTRDTTILIQQIWAQQLSRGIKEKLGWQNPFLPIIIHHMIDGVVEVWDNQFATQWLKDKLLEQNLGNPDLLKTSLNEYRAQLSIIKEYWQNKSAKDIKEFREYLILLQELMFNFNLWYYTVTNEKTPKRITDEILDIRKDDTFFASNDIYIGNTIRELFPKIAKYTNVILSEEIESLPSEDELIKRMNNSSLIDGDILFVGSQEEFSKKYKQCKLNIERITENIKHVKGQVAFKGIVQGKVRILRRRDQVKDIQKDEIIVSPMTTPDFLPAMLKAAGFVTDEGGITCHAAIVARELKKPCIIGTKIATQVFKDGDLIEVDADKGIVRIINK
- the rpmJ gene encoding 50S ribosomal protein L36; protein product: MRVKASVKKICAKCKTVRRKGRVYVTCTSNPRHKQRQG
- the ychF gene encoding redox-regulated ATPase YchF; its protein translation is MSLSIGIVGLPNVGKSTLFNALTKKAVACENYPFCTIDPSVGVVAVPDERLGKLSTFSKSAKTIPAAVEFVDIAGLVKGASAGEGLGNKFLTNIRETDAIAEVVRIFEDDNIIHVANKIEPLSDIETINLELILADLQTVTKRLGSIGSDIKRGNKEAVIENGALEKLKVVLEAGRLASTAFDPSQIKNQFDGASEKEIVEVKKLCLLTMKPILYILNKKAGGKNLDPEKSIGIDLGASEIEDPRWTALMRFFRETNSKYVIVDAGIEQELKDLEGADKKELREGLGVKDDGIDSLIKAGYDLLGLLTYFTTGEDETRAWTIKKGWTAPLAGTAIHQDFKDKFVRAEVIFWQDLLNAGSHGSAREKGLIRTEGKEYIVKDGDVIEFKI
- a CDS encoding ATP cone domain-containing protein, whose translation is MPEIYIVKSNGEKELFDYKKLETSLRKSGADDGIVRKIISDIGTEIKDGMTTAEIYKKAYSFLKKTHRPTALRYSLKKAVAQLGPTGFPFEKFIAEIFKAEGYETETNRIVKGKCVEHEIDIVAWKEGELIMTEAKFHTDFSLKSDLKIALYVKARYDDIFGQKYVFGGKERELTEGWIVTNTKFSSMAIQYDQCQPQLKLVGWNYPYNNNLHNMIERHELIPLTALTTINTAEKNMFLARGIILSKSLLDEQLLKDLNFDDKKIRDINLEIEELCKHCRIQTKK
- a CDS encoding PD-(D/E)XK nuclease family protein, with protein sequence MAFEYKKRTRGLYDPNDKEPFRLSRSKIDLFVQCPRCFYMDQRYGVGRPASFPFTLNNAVDLLMKKEFDIHRSAKTQHPLMKTYGIDAVPYDDPRMEEWRDAMRRGISCLHKPTNLILRGGVDDIWINKAGELIVVDYKATSKDEEITLDDEWKDGYKRQMEIYQWLFKQNNFKVSDTGYFVYVNGKTDRKAFDGKLEFDVTIIPYKGNTDWIEKVIIEMKKCLDADVPPKAGDKCEFCAYRKVAGQILMDISNEQKKKKVTKSGSTLF
- the mnmA gene encoding tRNA 2-thiouridine(34) synthase MnmA; protein product: MKRDIKKVYVGISGGVDSSVSAGLLKKAGYDVTGVFIKTWHPDFVECTWREDRLDAMRVCAKLDIPFVTLDLEKEYKRDVADYMIAEYKTGRTPNPDVMCNKYVKFGAFFDWAMEQGTDFVATGHYAKTKYVLPKDSSLEHGLAPQREATLKSRPRSSASESRHPAHSACEVSKDESFDRTLLLAGNDKNKDQSYFLWTLTQKQLSKTLFPVGDIEKPEVREIAKRLGLSTSDKKDSQGVCFLGEIDIKEFLKNYIKEKSGEVLNESGKIIGEHDGAFFLTIGQRHGFKITEKTPNDSPYYIVDKNIEKNTILVSQDKNKIKEKESKIVHIKNVNWIYEKAPDLSKIYSARIRYRQPLEECRIVKSGEGFELYFTNPQKAITPGQSAVIYDGEVCLGGGIIR